The window TCAAAGAGTTCCGCGCTCGTTGTGACGTTTTGCTTCAGGATATCCGCAATCATCGGAACTTTGGGAAGTGTGTCAACGCGCAGCAGTTTTGCATAGAATGCCTTAACAAATTTCTGCTGTCGCTGCGTCCGTCCAAGATCGCCGAGATCGTCGCTCCGATAGCGCAGGTAGTGTTCTGCCCCCTTTCCGTCCAGATGGCGATAGCCCTGCCGCATATGGATGAAGAGCTGTGCCTCCGGATCGTCATAGTCCATGTTCTGCTCTACATAGAGGTCAATGCCGCCGACGGCATCCACAATCTGAGCAAATGTCACAAGATCGATGATAACATACTGATGGATGGAGATGTCAAACATCTGATTGATGGTCCGCACCATCAGGGGAGCTCCACCGACGGCATAGACGTTTGCAAGTCTGGTTTCGCCCTTATCCTGTGCCATGGCGACCCATGTGTCACGTGGAATATTGAGAATACGTACCTTCCCGGTCGCGTTCTCCATGCTGATTAAGAGGATGGCATCGGCACGCTTTTCATCGGCATTGTCCATGTTTACAGACTCATCCAACCCCAGCACAAGTACGTTTGTATAGCCGTCGAAGCGGACATCGACCGCGCCACGATTTTCCTCCTGTCGGATCAGATATGCTTCGTACATATCTCGCACATCGCGGTATGCCTGCATCCCCCAGCCAATCACATAGTAGCCGGCTGTGCAGATAACCGCCATAAGAAAAACGGCGAAGATCAAGCGGATGATGCCCTTCAGAACCGCAATACGGTGTTTGCGCGTGCGCTCTCTGCGGCGTTTCTTGATATTTTCACGCGAGTTTTCACTCTGTAATTTCGCAGCAAGTTCCTCTGCGTCATATTCCGACATCATCCCCTCCTCTCAACATTTTAGGAAGCACTGATAAAATGAAGATCTTCCGATTGGCGTAGATTTTTCGTCCGAATAAGGTGGAAAACCGGACGCATAGCAAGGGCTATGTGAAGGATTTTCCACCGAAGTGCGGGCAAAAAAGATGGGTCAAGATGGAAGTCCTGAATTTATCAGTGTTTCCTTTATAACATACCACGCCGTTTAACGCTGTTCAAGCAGAAGTTCATTGCGTGCCGTAATGGTATCGGGATGAATGAGCCCGCCCTTCTGTGCAACAAAGAGAATGGACTCCGTAAGCCCGACCAGCATCATCTCATCAAGCGACGCCGTACGGGAGAGTTCACGCAGACGCTCCACTTCGGGATAGTCTCTCGACGGTTCGATCATATCCGCATAGTAGATGATCTTGTCGAGTGCCGTCATATTCGCACCGCCGACCGTATGCCGCCAAACCGCCTGTGCAATCACAGCATCGTTGATACCGTAAACTTCGTAGATCAAATAAGCTCCAATATAGGCGTGGAGCAAAAGCGGCATGGCAGACTCGATTTTCCCGATGGGGATCCCACGCTGACGCGCTTCCTTCAGAAGGTCATCCGTCTTATAGACGCGTCCACAGTCATGCAGAAGCCCCGCCACACGGGCACGTTCCTCATTCATGCCGAAACGGCGCGCGATCGCGACTGCTGTTTCGGCAACACCGAGCGAATGCCGGTAACGGCTTGGAGTGAGCTGCTGCTCAAGAATAGCACGCATTTCCTCATAGCTCTTTGTCATGCTCACGATAGAGCCCCCTATCCTCAATATACTCTTCTACCTCAAGTGGCACAAGATGCCGAATGGAAAGCCCGGCACGGATGCGTGCACGGATCGCACTTGAGGAGATCTCCAAATGCGGCGTTGGCAAGACTTGAATGTGAGCACGTTCTTCTGCCGTAAATTTTTCTGCGAGCAGGAGTTCATCCAGCGGAACCCCCTGCCGCGTCGCCACGATGAATTGACAGGAGGACAACAGCCGTTTGGGTTCGTGCCAACGATAGAGATCGTTCATCGCATCCGCTCCGGTGATAAAGAAAAGTTCCACTCCGTTCAATCGTTTTTGAAGCTCTGCAATGGTATCCACGGTATAAGAAGGGCCTTCACGGCGCAGCTCGATATCCGATACGGAAAAGTACGGATTTTCCCGTATGGCACAATCAGTCATGGCAAGCCGATCCTCGGGAGATGCTGCATGAGTTCCATCCTTATGCGGCGGGCGTGCGGACGGAATAAAGAGAATCTCGTCCAAAGGAACGGTCGAGCGCACCATTTCTGCGGTAATAAGATGTCCCATATGAATGGGATCGAACGTTCCTCCCATGATGCCGATTCGTCTCTTCATGTCATCTCACCTCACAAGGTTGAGAACCGCAAATACGAGGGCGACGATGAGAAAAAACATGCCACCCGCCAACAGGTAATCGAAAATATCGTGCCGACCTTTTGAAGTTACTGCATATTGGCGCAGTGTACGAAGATAGCCGATCAGACATCGCATTCGTTTGTTTCTTTTCTCTGCGGGGAAGGCGTATTTTCGCGTATCTGTCCTTCTCCGTAGACAAGGTATTTCGTACTCGTCAGAGCATCGAGCCCCATCGGACCACGCACATGGAGCTTCTGCGTGCTGATGCCAATCTCGGCGCCAAAGCCAAACTCAAAGCCGTCGGTAAAGCGTGTCGAGGCATTCACATAGACGGTCGAGGCATCGACACGTTGCTGGAAAGTATGTGCCGCGCGAATATCGTTGGTAATGATTGTTTCGGAATGTCCCGTATTGTATTGATTGATATGTGCGATTGCCGCCTCCATATCTGTGACAATGCGAACTGACAGGATGAGGTCGCCGTATTCCGTAGACCAATCCTCCTCACTTGCCGCTACAATGTCCGAGAGAATTGCACACGTTTTCGGACAGCCGCGCAGTTCTACACCATCCGCATGGAGGATCTGCGCCATCTGCGGAAGAAATTCCTCCGCAATCCCCTCGTGTACCAGAAGTGTCTCTGCCGCAT of the Selenomonas dianae genome contains:
- a CDS encoding LCP family protein yields the protein MSEYDAEELAAKLQSENSRENIKKRRRERTRKHRIAVLKGIIRLIFAVFLMAVICTAGYYVIGWGMQAYRDVRDMYEAYLIRQEENRGAVDVRFDGYTNVLVLGLDESVNMDNADEKRADAILLISMENATGKVRILNIPRDTWVAMAQDKGETRLANVYAVGGAPLMVRTINQMFDISIHQYVIIDLVTFAQIVDAVGGIDLYVEQNMDYDDPEAQLFIHMRQGYRHLDGKGAEHYLRYRSDDLGDLGRTQRQQKFVKAFYAKLLRVDTLPKVPMIADILKQNVTTSAELFDSVHIGNVIRKLSIEPPRTIMLPGDFSRNDDTVWIMDRAATDEIIHELFPPEAGSE
- the yqeK gene encoding bis(5'-nucleosyl)-tetraphosphatase (symmetrical) YqeK — protein: MTKSYEEMRAILEQQLTPSRYRHSLGVAETAVAIARRFGMNEERARVAGLLHDCGRVYKTDDLLKEARQRGIPIGKIESAMPLLLHAYIGAYLIYEVYGINDAVIAQAVWRHTVGGANMTALDKIIYYADMIEPSRDYPEVERLRELSRTASLDEMMLVGLTESILFVAQKGGLIHPDTITARNELLLEQR
- the nadD gene encoding nicotinate-nucleotide adenylyltransferase; protein product: MKRRIGIMGGTFDPIHMGHLITAEMVRSTVPLDEILFIPSARPPHKDGTHAASPEDRLAMTDCAIRENPYFSVSDIELRREGPSYTVDTIAELQKRLNGVELFFITGADAMNDLYRWHEPKRLLSSCQFIVATRQGVPLDELLLAEKFTAEERAHIQVLPTPHLEISSSAIRARIRAGLSIRHLVPLEVEEYIEDRGLYREHDKEL